A stretch of Brassica rapa cultivar Chiifu-401-42 chromosome A08, CAAS_Brap_v3.01, whole genome shotgun sequence DNA encodes these proteins:
- the LOC103849958 gene encoding uncharacterized protein LOC103849958 codes for MSIKHVFFFMVFVCVVVSANAQLPQFPIPFPFPLPFQPSPGIPGLPDVAKCWSSVMDIPGCIIEIYTSILTGQFGHIGPSCCKAFLEAEANCLPKLPFNPLFPLKEQCSRIANAAPPTTK; via the coding sequence atgtctattaaacatgtttttttctttatggtGTTTGTCTGTGTTGTAGTCTCTGCCAATGCTCAACTACCCCAGTTTCCCATCCCATTTCCTTTTCCACTCCCATTCCAACCAAGTCCCGGTATTCCCGGACTACCTGATGTAGCAAAATGTTGGTCTTCAGTGATGGATATTCCAGGATGCATTATAGAGATTTACACATCCATACTCACAGGACAATTCGGACATATAGGTCCTTCCTGTTGCAAAGCATTTTTGGAAGCCGAAGCCAATTGCTTACCGAAACTTCCATTCAACCCACTTTTTCCTCTCAAAGAACAATGTTCAAGAATTGCTAATGCAGCTCCTCCTACCACAAAATAG
- the LOC117127230 gene encoding uncharacterized protein LOC117127230, whose product MSIKHVFFFMVFVCVVVSANAQLPQFPIPFPFPLPFQPSPAIPGLPDVAKCWSSVMDIPGCIIEIYTSILTGQFRHIGPSCCKAFLEAEANCLPKLPFNPLFPLKEQCSRIANTAPPTTK is encoded by the coding sequence ATGTCtattaaacatgtttttttctttatggtGTTTGTCTGTGTTGTAGTCTCTGCCAATGCTCAACTACCCCAGTTTCCCATCCCATTTCCTTTTCCACTCCCATTCCAACCAAGTCCCGCTATTCCCGGCCTACCTGATGTAGCAAAATGTTGGTCTTCAGTGATGGATATTCCAGGATGCATTATAGAGATTTACACATCCATACTCACAGGACAATTCAGACATATAGGTCCTTCCTGTTGCAAAGCATTTTTGGAAGCCGAAGCCAACTGCTTACCGAAACTTCCATTCAACCCACTTTTTCCTCTCAAAGAACAATGTTCAAGAATTGCTAACACAGCTCCTCCTACCACAAAATAG
- the LOC117127231 gene encoding uncharacterized protein LOC117127231 — translation MSIKHVFFFMVFVYVVVSANAQLPQFPIPFPFPLPFQPSPGIPGLPDVAKCWSSVMDIPGCIIEIYTSILTGQFGHIGPSCCKAFLEAEANCLPKLPFNPLFPLKEQCARIANTAPPTTK, via the coding sequence ATGTCtattaaacatgtttttttctttatggtGTTTGTCTATGTTGTAGTCTCTGCCAATGCTCAACTACCCCAGTTTCCCATCCCATTTCCTTTTCCACTTCCATTCCAACCAAGTCCCGGTATTCCCGGACTACCTGATGTAGCAAAATGCTGGTCTTCAGTGATGGATATTCCAGGATGCATTATAGAGATTTACACATCCATACTCACAGGACAATTCGGACATATAGGTCCTTCCTGTTGCAAAGCATTTTTGGAAGCCGAAGCCAATTGCTTACCGAAACTTCCATTCAACCCACTTTTTCCTCTCAAAGAACAATGTGCAAGAATTGCTAACACAGCTCCTCCTACCACAAAATAG
- the LOC108869295 gene encoding uncharacterized protein LOC108869295, translating to MSIKHVFFFMVFVCVVVSANAQLPQFPIPFPFPLPFQPSPGIPGLPDVAKCWSSVMDIPGCIIEIYTSILTGQFGHIGPSCCKAFLEAEANCLPKLPFNPLFPLKEQCSRIANAAPPTTK from the coding sequence ATGTCtattaaacatgtttttttctttatggtGTTTGTCTGTGTTGTAGTCTCTGCCAATGCTCAACTACCCCAGTTTCCAATCCCATTTCCTTTTCCACTCCCATTCCAACCAAGTCCCGGTATTCCCGGCCTACCTGATGTAGCAAAATGTTGGTCTTCAGTGATGGATATTCCAGGATGCATTATAGAGATTTACACATCCATACTCACAGGACAATTCGGACATATAGGTCCTTCCTGTTGCAAAGCATTTTTGGAAGCCGAAGCCAACTGCTTACCGAAACTTCCATTCAACCCACTTTTTCCTCTCAAAGAACAATGTTCAAGAATTGCTAACGCAGCTCCTCCTACCACAAAATAG